In Bacillus sp. SM2101, a single window of DNA contains:
- a CDS encoding DHHA1 domain-containing protein, producing the protein MRLTNPINFTESDELLLELEEEAIERYIYKLEKGIVIYELTGDKQVGVVFADRYQSEAGHELLNRLNLDAIIMIDANNRKISMRSKPNIDVGEIAKRLGGGGHKNAAGVEFNYESIDDFHGSKYSLFGFYQNYENTIFDLYWKFHNTFEDIETEAVSQMFGEYK; encoded by the coding sequence TTGAGACTTACGAATCCTATCAATTTCACGGAATCCGACGAACTTCTACTTGAATTGGAAGAAGAAGCAATTGAACGGTATATTTACAAACTCGAAAAAGGAATCGTTATCTACGAATTAACAGGTGATAAGCAAGTTGGCGTTGTATTTGCTGACCGTTATCAATCCGAAGCAGGTCATGAACTATTGAATCGGTTGAACTTGGACGCAATTATCATGATTGACGCCAATAATCGCAAGATTTCAATGCGTAGCAAACCGAACATTGACGTGGGTGAAATTGCAAAACGTCTTGGCGGTGGCGGACATAAAAACGCCGCAGGGGTTGAATTTAATTACGAAAGTATTGACGATTTTCACGGCTCTAAGTATTCGTTATTCGGATTCTATCAAAACTACGAAAATACAATCTTCGATTTATATTGGAAGTTTCATAACACGTTTGAAGATATTGAAACGGAAGCTGTTTCGCAAATGTTTGGTGAATACAAATGA